One genomic region from Xyrauchen texanus isolate HMW12.3.18 chromosome 16, RBS_HiC_50CHRs, whole genome shotgun sequence encodes:
- the LOC127656823 gene encoding protein ZNF365-like isoform X1, whose amino-acid sequence MLQKVCTRNTKLSVKNGQVCGAGGPPEYPLHCPQCGEHERFQTVATLRAHLEYSHPYHTNHDISLLYKRDHCNMDHMEGSSSDIHKVCYAGTNTSSNSNGSGEHKLMFNADPIPELCLEPKLTSPERSISGGAASTGVGSLSAPVVSVKKRLDGMMRTANHSMEQCLQRLSSELAQTDTAILCERAHSHHLAQEKKEVLKRERALSRQVDTAVMVIATLRQQLSISEHELERREQEVITIQKFLEAAAQHELCGKVRLRRFIEGLLRRISLAERLLEYYQSVPHRHCCTAHPVPISPELGPQRITQSRSSGEYFEQDEKQQLHGQSGWGLSKATGSRLGYESWHQWRRSDGYEV is encoded by the exons ATGCTGCAGAAAGTGTGCACACGCAACACAAAGTTGTCTGTGAAGAATGGTCAGGTGTGTGGAGCCGGGGGCCCTCCAGAGTATCCATTACACTGCCCACAATGTGGAGAGCATGAACGTTTTCAGACTGTAGCCACTCTCAGAGCTCACCTTGAGTACAGCCACCCATACCACACTAACCATGACATCAGCCTCCTGTACAAAAGAGATCACTGTAATATGGACCACATGGAAGGCTCCAGTTCTGACATACATAAAGTATGTTATGCTGGCACAAATACTAGCTCAAACTCAAATGGGAGTGGAGAGCACAAGCTCATGTTCAACGCCGACCCGATTCCAGAATTGTGCCTTGAGCCAAAGCTGACATCCCCGGAGAGGAGCATCAGTGGTGGAGCAGCATCAACTGGTGTGGGGTCCCTTTCGGCTCCAGTGGTGTCCGTGAAAAAGAGACTAGATGGGATGATGAGGACAGCCAATCACAGTATGGAACAATGTCTTCAGCGGCTCAGCTCAGAGTTGGCTCAGACTGACACGGCCATACTGTGTGAGCGCGCTCACTCGCATCACCTGGCCCAGGAAAAAAAGGAAGTGCTGAAGCGAGAACGGGCGCTCAGCAGACAGGTAGACACCGCAGTCATGGTGATCGCCACACTGAGGCAACAGCTCAGCATCTCGGAACATGAACTGGAGAGGAGGGAACA GGAAGTCATTACCATTCAGAAATTTCTGGAAGCAGCAGCTCAGCATGAGTTATGTGGGAAGGTGCGTTTGCGACGGTTCATTGAGGGCCTCCTGCGGCGGATTTCACTGGCCGAGAGACTACTGGAATATTATCAGAGCGTCCCACACAGGCATTGTTGCACAGCTCACCCT GTGCCCATCTCACCTGAGCTTGGTCCGCAGAGAATAACCCAAAGCAG GTCTTCAGGAGAGTattttgagcaagatgagaagCAGCAGCTACATGGTCAGTCTGGATGGGGACTATCCAAAGCAACTGGGAGCAGACTGGGTTATGAGAGCTGGCACCAGTGGAGGAGGTCAGATGGGTATGAGGTTTAG
- the LOC127656823 gene encoding protein ZNF365-like isoform X2 → MLQKVCTRNTKLSVKNGQVCGAGGPPEYPLHCPQCGEHERFQTVATLRAHLEYSHPYHTNHDISLLYKRDHCNMDHMEGSSSDIHKVCYAGTNTSSNSNGSGEHKLMFNADPIPELCLEPKLTSPERSISGGAASTGVGSLSAPVVSVKKRLDGMMRTANHSMEQCLQRLSSELAQTDTAILCERAHSHHLAQEKKEVLKRERALSRQVDTAVMVIATLRQQLSISEHELERREQEVITIQKFLEAAAQHELCGKVPISPELGPQRITQSRSSGEYFEQDEKQQLHGQSGWGLSKATGSRLGYESWHQWRRSDGYEV, encoded by the exons ATGCTGCAGAAAGTGTGCACACGCAACACAAAGTTGTCTGTGAAGAATGGTCAGGTGTGTGGAGCCGGGGGCCCTCCAGAGTATCCATTACACTGCCCACAATGTGGAGAGCATGAACGTTTTCAGACTGTAGCCACTCTCAGAGCTCACCTTGAGTACAGCCACCCATACCACACTAACCATGACATCAGCCTCCTGTACAAAAGAGATCACTGTAATATGGACCACATGGAAGGCTCCAGTTCTGACATACATAAAGTATGTTATGCTGGCACAAATACTAGCTCAAACTCAAATGGGAGTGGAGAGCACAAGCTCATGTTCAACGCCGACCCGATTCCAGAATTGTGCCTTGAGCCAAAGCTGACATCCCCGGAGAGGAGCATCAGTGGTGGAGCAGCATCAACTGGTGTGGGGTCCCTTTCGGCTCCAGTGGTGTCCGTGAAAAAGAGACTAGATGGGATGATGAGGACAGCCAATCACAGTATGGAACAATGTCTTCAGCGGCTCAGCTCAGAGTTGGCTCAGACTGACACGGCCATACTGTGTGAGCGCGCTCACTCGCATCACCTGGCCCAGGAAAAAAAGGAAGTGCTGAAGCGAGAACGGGCGCTCAGCAGACAGGTAGACACCGCAGTCATGGTGATCGCCACACTGAGGCAACAGCTCAGCATCTCGGAACATGAACTGGAGAGGAGGGAACA GGAAGTCATTACCATTCAGAAATTTCTGGAAGCAGCAGCTCAGCATGAGTTATGTGGGAAG GTGCCCATCTCACCTGAGCTTGGTCCGCAGAGAATAACCCAAAGCAG GTCTTCAGGAGAGTattttgagcaagatgagaagCAGCAGCTACATGGTCAGTCTGGATGGGGACTATCCAAAGCAACTGGGAGCAGACTGGGTTATGAGAGCTGGCACCAGTGGAGGAGGTCAGATGGGTATGAGGTTTAG